A portion of the Edaphobacter lichenicola genome contains these proteins:
- a CDS encoding beta-ketoacyl-ACP synthase III — MSLTLKPQMRVRAKISSVGAYVPPRLLTNADLEKMVATNDQWITERTGIRERHIVDAGVATSDLAVEAAKRCLATRGIDASEIEVIIVATVTPDMFFPATACLVQDKLGIKGAWGFDLSAACSGFPYALQVGAKLVESGMHKKVLVIGADVMSSIIDYTDRATCVIFGDGAGAVLLEPCEEGEIGLVDYWHEIDGSGASALNMPGGGSLHPPTAETVAAKMHYVHQDGQAVYKFAVRKMAEAAEVVLSRNGVEGKDLGCFIPHQANKRIILSTAERLGMPEESVIINIDRFGNTTAATIPMAMQTALEEGRLKKGDLVLLASVGAGFTVGATLLRWEF, encoded by the coding sequence TTGAGTTTGACGTTGAAACCGCAGATGCGGGTGCGCGCGAAGATCAGTTCGGTCGGGGCTTACGTTCCGCCGCGGTTGTTGACCAATGCAGACCTCGAAAAGATGGTTGCGACCAACGATCAGTGGATCACGGAGCGTACGGGCATTCGCGAGCGGCATATTGTAGACGCCGGCGTTGCGACCAGCGATCTTGCAGTTGAGGCGGCGAAGCGCTGTCTCGCGACTCGCGGCATCGACGCAAGTGAGATCGAGGTGATCATCGTAGCTACGGTGACTCCGGATATGTTTTTTCCTGCGACGGCTTGCCTGGTGCAGGACAAGTTGGGTATCAAGGGCGCGTGGGGCTTCGATCTTTCGGCAGCCTGTTCCGGCTTCCCGTACGCGCTGCAGGTCGGTGCGAAGCTGGTTGAGAGCGGGATGCATAAGAAAGTGCTGGTGATCGGAGCTGATGTGATGAGCTCGATCATCGACTACACCGACAGGGCAACGTGCGTGATCTTCGGCGACGGCGCGGGTGCTGTTCTGCTCGAGCCTTGTGAAGAAGGTGAGATCGGCCTCGTCGACTATTGGCACGAGATCGATGGATCGGGTGCTTCGGCTCTCAATATGCCTGGCGGCGGGAGTTTGCATCCACCCACAGCCGAGACCGTTGCGGCAAAGATGCACTACGTCCATCAGGATGGGCAGGCGGTGTACAAGTTCGCGGTGCGCAAGATGGCCGAGGCTGCGGAGGTTGTGCTCTCGCGCAACGGCGTCGAGGGCAAAGACCTGGGCTGCTTCATTCCGCACCAGGCGAATAAGCGAATCATCCTGTCGACGGCAGAGCGATTGGGAATGCCCGAGGAGTCGGTCATCATCAACATCGACCGATTTGGCAATACGACGGCCGCAACGATTCCAATGGCCATGCAGACGGCGCTGGAGGAAGGCCGCTTGAAAAAGGGTGACCTGGTGCTGCTGGCCAGCGTGGGCGCAGGGTTTACCGTGGGAGCGACTCTATTGCGCTGGGAGTTTTAA
- the dprA gene encoding DNA-processing protein DprA → MGSVQQDEAIVREQARMAWMALTLTPGMGPTRIWKAMNRLGAAERIFQASLTELEGLGMPAQSAQFVFEGKARTAAEDEMKRVGEAGGTVLTPEDEAYPERLREIYDPPAVLWIRGDATLLARPGIAVVGTRQPSPYGAGMAELLSRDLANRRMVILSGMARGVDTAAHRGAIEAGGKTVAVWGTGIDVIYPKENKKLAESIVATGGTIVSEYPLGTFPAPQNFPIRNRILSGMSVGVLVIEAAEYSGTRITARCAMEQNRDVYAVPGNVTNKNAWGPNTLIKQGAKLTATWEDIWEDLPSQIRLQLEDESIAAGEGVESKAGGAASLFNDTPLPEHERIVFDRLRHDESTQLDELIEQLEAQLGSAEIFTALFELELAGRVRQLPGKNYVRAF, encoded by the coding sequence ATGGGTTCGGTGCAGCAAGACGAGGCGATAGTACGCGAACAGGCAAGAATGGCGTGGATGGCGTTGACTCTGACGCCAGGCATGGGGCCCACAAGAATATGGAAGGCGATGAATCGCCTCGGTGCAGCCGAGCGAATCTTCCAGGCTTCGCTGACCGAACTCGAAGGGCTGGGAATGCCCGCGCAGTCGGCGCAGTTTGTCTTCGAAGGCAAAGCTCGCACAGCGGCTGAGGATGAGATGAAGCGCGTCGGCGAAGCAGGCGGCACTGTTCTTACACCAGAAGACGAAGCCTATCCCGAACGACTACGCGAGATCTACGATCCCCCCGCAGTGCTGTGGATTCGCGGCGATGCAACGTTGCTCGCTCGACCGGGAATCGCCGTCGTAGGAACACGTCAGCCGTCGCCCTACGGAGCCGGCATGGCGGAGCTGCTCTCGCGCGATCTTGCCAATCGTCGCATGGTGATCCTGAGCGGCATGGCCCGCGGTGTCGACACGGCGGCACATAGGGGAGCGATCGAAGCAGGAGGAAAAACCGTCGCCGTCTGGGGCACCGGCATCGACGTCATCTATCCCAAAGAGAACAAGAAGCTGGCCGAGAGCATCGTCGCGACGGGCGGAACCATCGTGAGCGAATATCCTCTCGGGACCTTCCCCGCGCCGCAGAACTTTCCTATCCGCAACCGCATCCTCAGCGGAATGAGCGTCGGCGTGCTGGTCATCGAGGCTGCAGAGTACAGCGGCACAAGAATTACAGCACGTTGCGCCATGGAGCAGAATCGCGACGTCTACGCGGTTCCGGGCAACGTCACAAACAAGAACGCATGGGGCCCTAACACACTGATAAAGCAGGGTGCTAAGCTCACAGCCACCTGGGAGGACATCTGGGAAGATCTCCCCTCCCAGATACGGCTCCAACTCGAGGATGAGAGCATAGCCGCCGGCGAGGGCGTTGAATCGAAAGCAGGAGGGGCTGCATCTCTATTTAACGATACGCCGCTTCCGGAGCACGAGAGGATCGTCTTTGACCGGTTGCGTCACGACGAATCCACGCAACTCGACGAGCTGATCGAGCAGTTGGAGGCGCAGTTAGGATCCGCAGAGATCTTTACCGCGCTCTTCGAACTCGAGCTCGCAGGTCGCGTGAGACAGTTGCCCGGAAAAAATTATGTTCGGGCGTTTTGA
- the topA gene encoding type I DNA topoisomerase codes for MGKSLVIVESPAKAKTIGKYLGSDYVVEASIGHIMDLPKNDIGVELKKRTFEPTLIVSPGKEKVVERLKKLASKADMVYLAPDPDREGEAIAAHLSIQLLPMMKDKSKVRRVTFNEITKKAVQAAFLQARDIDEDLVDAQQTRRVLDRLVGYQVSPLLWDKVRRGLSAGRVQTVALRLIVEREQEINDFNPVEYWTIDAQLEPTANKQSFTARFVGVNGVPARVAHGKDEEGKELFLSNALPDKEAVDEVVGELKVAKWSVRSVEKKERRNNPKAPFTTSKLQQDAAGRLGFNVRRTMGVAQRLYEGVEIGAEGTVGLITYMRTDSTRVSSDAIAEAREFIGKLGAKYLPASPNEYAGKKQVEAQDAHEAIRPTSVKYTPDSIRKYLSDEQYRLYKLIWQRFVSSQMTPAIFDQTTVDIVAQAKLSYDFRVTGSVLKFEGHLKFEEEEKRARQAAKDKAAKEEMAAKQQVDGADNLTQAEVEEKEDEERRLPELSNGEALRLEKLDPLQKFTQPPPRYNEASLVKTLEEKGIGRPSTYASIINTIQDRDYVKKIQSKFIPTEIGTVVTKLLVKNFPYIFDTAYTATLEGELDAVEDGTEKWTDLLKGFYDHFEKELNVASDNMEDVKRMEQKTDEVCDNCGSPLILKWGKFGSFYSCSNFTKVKPITIAAGPWKKDPKAVTKKVTDAFAFPLIVKATTEDVVEFSKEVGDAKEMAAAIHHAAEHGKKVTAEPISCDFTKENFAAKPDLSAPGADEVAEEEFCDNCGRVMVLRNGPWGPFMACPGYNEDPPCKTIRKLNQKVQQKPPVQLEESCPKCGKPLLLRNGQYGEFISCSGYPKCKYIKQELLDVKCPKDGGDIAVRKTKRGDLFYGCVNYPKCDFASNLKLVNQTCPKCDSAYVLEVVNDKGTYLVCPNNREALPKRRKKKGAPEEEPTTPPCTYEKKIAGPAPVPVLTRPDPEKTRAIVESVA; via the coding sequence ATGGGGAAATCATTAGTCATCGTTGAATCGCCGGCCAAGGCGAAGACGATTGGTAAGTATCTCGGTAGCGACTACGTGGTGGAGGCCTCGATCGGCCACATCATGGATCTGCCGAAGAACGACATCGGCGTAGAGCTGAAGAAGCGGACCTTTGAGCCGACGCTCATCGTGTCTCCGGGCAAAGAAAAGGTAGTAGAGCGGCTCAAGAAGCTGGCCTCGAAGGCCGACATGGTTTACCTGGCGCCCGACCCTGACCGCGAAGGCGAGGCGATTGCCGCACATCTCTCCATCCAGCTGCTGCCGATGATGAAGGACAAATCGAAGGTTCGACGTGTCACCTTCAACGAGATCACGAAGAAGGCTGTGCAGGCTGCATTCCTTCAGGCAAGAGATATAGATGAGGACCTCGTCGACGCGCAACAGACGCGACGAGTCCTCGACCGTCTGGTGGGCTATCAGGTCTCTCCGCTCTTGTGGGACAAGGTGCGCCGTGGCCTCTCGGCCGGACGAGTCCAGACCGTAGCTCTTCGTCTGATCGTCGAGCGCGAACAGGAGATCAACGACTTCAACCCGGTCGAGTATTGGACGATCGACGCGCAACTCGAACCTACTGCAAATAAACAGAGCTTCACAGCACGATTCGTCGGCGTCAATGGTGTGCCCGCACGCGTCGCCCACGGAAAAGATGAAGAGGGTAAAGAGCTCTTCCTCTCCAACGCCCTGCCCGATAAAGAAGCGGTCGATGAGGTCGTCGGCGAACTGAAGGTTGCAAAGTGGAGCGTGCGCTCCGTCGAAAAGAAGGAGCGTAGAAACAATCCGAAGGCACCCTTCACGACAAGTAAGTTGCAGCAGGATGCGGCTGGACGCCTTGGATTCAACGTGCGCCGCACCATGGGTGTAGCGCAGCGTTTATATGAGGGTGTTGAGATCGGTGCCGAGGGAACGGTCGGTCTTATCACCTACATGCGTACCGATTCGACCCGTGTCAGCTCGGATGCCATCGCCGAGGCGCGCGAGTTTATCGGCAAACTGGGCGCAAAGTATCTGCCGGCAAGCCCGAATGAATATGCGGGCAAAAAGCAGGTTGAAGCGCAGGACGCTCACGAAGCCATTCGCCCCACGAGCGTGAAGTACACGCCGGATTCGATCAGAAAATATCTTAGCGACGAGCAGTACAGGCTCTACAAGCTCATCTGGCAGCGATTCGTCTCCAGCCAGATGACGCCTGCGATCTTCGACCAGACAACGGTCGATATCGTCGCGCAGGCGAAGCTCTCGTATGACTTCCGCGTGACCGGCAGCGTGCTCAAGTTCGAGGGACATCTCAAATTTGAAGAGGAAGAGAAGCGCGCACGTCAGGCAGCGAAGGACAAGGCCGCAAAAGAAGAGATGGCTGCAAAGCAGCAGGTCGATGGTGCGGACAATCTGACTCAGGCTGAAGTCGAGGAAAAAGAAGACGAAGAACGCAGGTTGCCGGAGTTGAGCAACGGCGAAGCACTGCGTCTCGAAAAGCTTGATCCGCTGCAAAAGTTTACGCAGCCGCCGCCGCGTTACAACGAAGCAAGCCTCGTCAAGACTCTCGAAGAAAAGGGAATTGGCCGGCCTTCCACCTACGCGTCCATCATTAATACAATTCAGGATCGCGACTACGTGAAGAAGATCCAGTCGAAGTTTATTCCGACTGAGATCGGCACCGTTGTCACCAAGCTGCTGGTGAAAAACTTCCCCTACATCTTCGACACAGCCTACACCGCAACGCTTGAGGGCGAATTGGATGCGGTGGAAGACGGCACGGAGAAGTGGACGGATCTGCTAAAGGGGTTCTACGACCACTTCGAAAAAGAGTTGAACGTCGCCAGCGACAACATGGAAGACGTCAAGCGCATGGAGCAGAAGACCGACGAGGTCTGCGACAACTGCGGCAGCCCGTTGATCTTGAAATGGGGCAAGTTTGGCAGCTTCTACTCGTGCAGCAACTTCACCAAGGTAAAGCCGATAACCATCGCAGCAGGCCCTTGGAAGAAAGACCCGAAGGCTGTAACTAAAAAAGTTACAGATGCGTTTGCCTTCCCATTGATCGTAAAGGCGACAACGGAAGACGTAGTTGAGTTCTCCAAAGAGGTGGGCGATGCGAAGGAGATGGCAGCAGCCATCCATCACGCCGCCGAACACGGGAAGAAGGTGACCGCCGAGCCAATCAGCTGCGACTTCACGAAGGAAAACTTCGCCGCCAAGCCAGACCTCAGCGCACCGGGAGCCGACGAAGTAGCAGAAGAGGAGTTCTGCGACAACTGCGGCCGCGTGATGGTGCTGCGCAACGGCCCATGGGGACCGTTCATGGCCTGTCCCGGCTACAACGAAGATCCGCCCTGCAAGACGATTCGCAAGCTGAACCAGAAGGTGCAGCAGAAGCCGCCTGTGCAACTCGAAGAGTCTTGCCCGAAGTGCGGCAAGCCACTGCTTCTTCGCAACGGCCAGTATGGCGAGTTCATCAGTTGCAGTGGCTATCCCAAGTGCAAGTACATCAAGCAGGAGCTGCTGGATGTGAAGTGCCCGAAGGACGGCGGCGACATTGCCGTGCGCAAGACCAAGCGCGGCGATCTCTTCTACGGCTGCGTCAACTATCCGAAGTGCGACTTCGCCTCCAACCTCAAGCTCGTCAACCAGACCTGCCCGAAGTGCGACAGCGCGTACGTTCTTGAAGTTGTGAACGACAAAGGCACGTACCTCGTCTGCCCGAATAACCGTGAGGCGCTGCCGAAGCGGCGCAAGAAAAAGGGCGCTCCTGAAGAGGAGCCAACCACACCGCCGTGCACCTACGAAAAGAAGATAGCCGGACCGGCTCCTGTACCTGTCCTCACCCGGCCCGACCCGGAGAAGACCCGCGCGATCGTAGAGAGCGTAGCCTGA
- a CDS encoding DoxX family protein translates to MDGLLKMGRLFFAIAMAFFGVQYFIYASLMKGPIPGPPWIPGAHWLAWLTGVAFVAIAVGIAIEKRARLVAMLLGAALLLNILLLHVFSLITQLHNPAPWTDTFELLSLCGASFILASVLPLDEPTSLKDNVLSPLATSFAIAGRFVFVISLVIFAIQHFIYARFVATLVPRWIPGHLFWAYFVGVAFIGAALAIAAKVQAKLAALLLGTMFLLWVLVLHLPRVAAAPGNGNEVTSLFIALAMSGASFILAFSLTRDPSV, encoded by the coding sequence ATGGATGGATTACTGAAGATGGGCCGACTCTTCTTTGCCATTGCGATGGCGTTCTTTGGCGTACAGTACTTTATCTATGCCAGCTTGATGAAAGGCCCAATACCAGGCCCGCCATGGATCCCTGGAGCGCATTGGTTGGCGTGGCTGACCGGAGTTGCATTTGTAGCCATCGCGGTAGGCATCGCAATTGAAAAGCGTGCGCGGCTTGTAGCCATGCTCCTTGGAGCCGCGCTGCTTCTGAATATCTTGTTACTCCACGTATTTAGCCTGATCACCCAACTCCACAACCCCGCCCCCTGGACCGACACCTTCGAACTCCTGTCGCTATGCGGCGCTTCCTTTATTCTGGCGAGTGTTCTGCCGCTGGACGAGCCAACATCTTTAAAAGACAACGTTCTTTCACCACTAGCCACATCGTTCGCCATAGCTGGCCGCTTCGTCTTCGTGATCTCGCTGGTCATCTTTGCCATACAGCACTTTATCTATGCGCGCTTCGTTGCGACCTTAGTGCCGCGATGGATTCCCGGACACCTGTTCTGGGCGTACTTTGTTGGCGTGGCCTTTATCGGCGCTGCGTTGGCCATCGCGGCGAAGGTGCAGGCGAAACTCGCAGCCCTACTCCTCGGAACGATGTTCCTCCTCTGGGTTCTTGTTCTTCACCTGCCACGCGTCGCGGCTGCACCGGGCAACGGAAACGAAGTCACGAGCCTCTTCATTGCGTTGGCGATGAGCGGCGCAAGTTTCATTCTTGCTTTTAGTCTTACGCGTGACCCATCCGTTTGA
- a CDS encoding menaquinone biosynthesis protein codes for MSQLSSSSMLRVAAINFLNPAPLMWDFEHAPLAAELAQRYVLHYTQPSLCAAELLAGRADLGLIPIAALTPDLAIVPGCTIASLSEVRSIQLIIKRPHTLSIVKTVAADTASRSSLAYANILFRKFANNHPTFLPSEADPITMLQQADAAVLIGDPALLALEAREEIEAAIGPCEWFDLAHEWHRHTGHPWVAAVWAVRPQALGSPGITAAQLVEDLETSRNHGLLNIERLVEQWTPRIAIPPVTIRHYLSHNIHYVLNTDCIRAIELFRQYAAEVDVLPPLPDLRFL; via the coding sequence TTGAGCCAACTATCGTCATCATCCATGCTTCGCGTCGCTGCCATCAACTTCCTTAACCCGGCCCCCCTGATGTGGGACTTCGAACACGCGCCGCTCGCCGCTGAGCTAGCTCAACGTTACGTTCTTCATTACACCCAGCCGTCCCTGTGCGCGGCTGAGCTGCTTGCTGGCCGCGCGGACCTGGGGCTCATCCCAATTGCGGCGCTCACTCCAGACCTGGCGATTGTTCCAGGCTGCACGATTGCCTCGTTAAGCGAAGTCCGTTCGATCCAACTCATCATCAAGCGTCCTCATACGCTTAGCATCGTAAAAACGGTCGCAGCTGATACAGCATCGCGCAGCTCGCTCGCTTATGCCAATATCCTCTTTCGCAAATTTGCGAATAACCACCCGACCTTTCTTCCTTCAGAGGCTGATCCCATCACGATGCTGCAACAGGCTGATGCGGCCGTACTGATCGGCGACCCAGCCCTGCTCGCCCTCGAGGCCCGCGAAGAGATTGAAGCTGCGATTGGCCCATGCGAGTGGTTCGATCTGGCCCACGAATGGCATCGCCACACCGGTCATCCGTGGGTTGCGGCCGTCTGGGCCGTCCGGCCACAGGCTCTTGGCAGCCCCGGCATCACCGCCGCGCAACTGGTCGAGGACCTCGAGACATCGCGCAACCACGGCCTGCTCAACATCGAACGCCTGGTCGAGCAGTGGACCCCGCGCATCGCGATTCCGCCTGTTACGATCCGGCACTATCTTTCGCACAACATTCACTATGTCCTCAACACGGATTGCATTCGTGCCATCGAACTCTTCCGGCAATATGCTGCGGAGGTCGATGTACTCCCACCACTCCCGGATCTCCGTTTCCTGTAA
- a CDS encoding YqaA family protein: MAKNLAAAAQTAAPAHRGARNPLLHLLFSFGLFGVFLVSIVDSSFVPLPLPGITDIMIIVLAAQHQSWFLLILLATIGSGLGGWFSYQVGQSGGMAFIEKRIPARIFKRVCEWMENHAILSVALPAILPPPMPLSPFVLAAGALKMSRKKFLTTFIISRCLRHTIAAWLGIHYGRHILRMWNALSAKYATPVLIVIWTLILGSCAFAFWQLYKTSRTVAAHS; this comes from the coding sequence ATGGCCAAAAATCTCGCTGCAGCTGCACAAACAGCCGCGCCGGCTCATCGCGGAGCGCGCAATCCGCTGCTGCATCTCCTTTTCAGCTTCGGACTCTTCGGTGTCTTTCTCGTCTCGATCGTCGACAGCTCGTTCGTTCCACTGCCGCTGCCCGGCATCACGGACATCATGATCATCGTGCTCGCCGCGCAACACCAGAGTTGGTTTCTGCTTATCCTGCTCGCGACGATAGGTTCCGGGCTCGGTGGATGGTTCAGCTATCAGGTGGGTCAGTCGGGCGGCATGGCCTTCATCGAGAAGCGAATTCCGGCACGAATCTTCAAGCGCGTCTGCGAGTGGATGGAGAATCACGCCATTCTTTCTGTCGCGCTTCCGGCGATTCTGCCGCCGCCCATGCCGCTCAGCCCCTTTGTCCTCGCGGCAGGCGCACTTAAGATGTCGCGGAAGAAGTTCCTCACCACCTTCATCATCAGTCGATGCCTGCGTCACACCATCGCCGCGTGGCTCGGCATTCACTACGGCCGACACATCCTCCGCATGTGGAACGCTCTCTCAGCGAAGTACGCAACCCCAGTACTGATCGTGATATGGACCCTGATCCTGGGGAGCTGCGCATTTGCCTTCTGGCAGCTCTACAAGACCTCGCGAACCGTTGCCGCCCACTCCTGA
- a CDS encoding DUF2306 domain-containing protein, whose translation MHALDPLWVKIFLAIHIAAGGGSFVLAPIALATAKGGKQHKRWGKVYLWSMGIVAGTAIPMAFFFPVRFLALVAVFSFYFAFSGFRVLRLKELARGGSAEPIDWIAGVITFSTSALLAWLSWFRPASIEVLPIVGVVFGFIGMRGSATQMLSFVRKPKEKMFWWYTHLGNFIGSYIAAWSAFSVVTLSRVIGNHWYVWLWPVMIGVPAIIITTAYYQRKFAPHSKAVA comes from the coding sequence ATGCATGCACTCGATCCGTTGTGGGTAAAGATATTTCTTGCAATTCATATCGCGGCTGGTGGTGGGTCGTTTGTGCTGGCACCCATTGCCCTTGCAACTGCAAAGGGCGGTAAGCAGCATAAACGGTGGGGAAAGGTCTACCTGTGGTCGATGGGGATCGTTGCTGGGACGGCAATCCCAATGGCCTTCTTCTTTCCAGTGCGCTTCCTGGCCCTGGTGGCGGTGTTCAGCTTCTACTTTGCGTTCTCCGGGTTTCGCGTGCTGCGTTTGAAGGAGCTGGCGCGAGGCGGAAGCGCAGAACCGATCGACTGGATCGCCGGCGTTATCACCTTCTCGACAAGCGCGTTGCTGGCATGGCTGTCGTGGTTCCGTCCTGCCTCCATCGAGGTACTTCCTATCGTGGGAGTGGTCTTCGGTTTTATCGGAATGAGAGGTTCAGCAACGCAGATGCTCTCGTTCGTACGCAAGCCGAAGGAGAAGATGTTCTGGTGGTACACCCACCTCGGAAACTTCATCGGCAGCTACATTGCCGCGTGGTCGGCCTTCAGCGTGGTGACCCTGTCAAGGGTCATTGGCAATCATTGGTACGTCTGGCTTTGGCCGGTAATGATTGGAGTTCCAGCGATCATCATAACCACGGCGTACTATCAGCGAAAGTTCGCACCGCACAGCAAAGCCGTGGCGTAG
- a CDS encoding DUF3565 domain-containing protein, whose translation MHWVARLDCGHGLHVRHDPPWTIREWVITEEGRDARIGSLMECKLCDDELTSSNGG comes from the coding sequence ATGCATTGGGTAGCTCGTCTGGACTGCGGCCACGGGCTCCATGTTCGCCACGATCCACCATGGACGATACGCGAATGGGTTATCACGGAAGAGGGAAGAGACGCTCGAATCGGGAGTTTGATGGAGTGCAAGCTGTGTGATGACGAGCTGACAAGCTCGAATGGAGGCTGA
- a CDS encoding PadR family transcriptional regulator, which yields MKIEGGATPNALLGLLSLRPMSGYDIRQLIQRSIGHFWSESYGQIYPGLKRLAAAGLIEKKTERNKGKPDRHLYSLTAQGREQLRGWLKLPIAEEVARNELLLKLFFGSHVSPDINRAHVLASMEFHQRALKVYAATVKQLQRDEADDPQLPYWLMTLNYGRHYSGAVLRWCKETLAELDKIESREKRRK from the coding sequence ATGAAGATCGAAGGCGGGGCCACACCGAACGCTTTACTGGGACTTCTCAGCCTGAGGCCGATGTCCGGATACGACATTCGGCAACTGATTCAACGTTCGATAGGCCACTTCTGGAGCGAGAGCTATGGCCAGATCTATCCAGGATTGAAGCGGCTCGCAGCCGCGGGCCTGATCGAGAAAAAGACGGAGCGCAACAAGGGAAAGCCGGACCGGCACTTATATTCGCTCACCGCGCAGGGGCGTGAACAGTTGCGTGGGTGGTTGAAGCTGCCCATCGCGGAGGAGGTCGCAAGAAACGAGTTGCTGTTGAAGCTCTTCTTCGGCAGCCACGTCTCGCCGGATATAAATCGAGCGCACGTACTTGCATCAATGGAGTTTCACCAGCGCGCGTTGAAGGTGTACGCGGCGACCGTAAAGCAGTTGCAGCGGGACGAGGCAGATGACCCGCAACTGCCCTACTGGTTGATGACGCTGAACTACGGACGGCACTATAGCGGCGCTGTTCTGAGATGGTGCAAGGAGACTTTGGCAGAGCTGGACAAGATAGAGAGCAGGGAAAAAAGGAGGAAGTGA